GGCGCCTCGACGTCGCCGCGGGCCACCGCCGGCCAAAAGCTCTCCATCATCTCATAGGTGACGCGGCCCCACAGCATCGCCCCGCCCTCATCCATGAGGCGGGTAAAGAAGGCGTGGGTCTCGTCGTCGGCGATCCCTTCCCGGTGGTCGACACAGCCGTCCAGGGTCAGGTTGAGGCTGAAGGTCAGAATTCCCATGCGGCGCGTCTCACTTGGGGATGTCGGTTCAGAAGGGGGCTGCGCGGAGGCCTTCCTTGTTCCAGCGCTTGACCACGGGAAAGTTCAGGAAGCCATAGCGCACGGCGCGGGGTCGTGCGACCGCGGCGGCGCTGACCACGACGCGGCCTCTCCCCTCGATGACCGCGTCGGCGACCGCGAAGACGCCATCGTCACCGGCGATGGTGAAGCCGACAAGCTTGCCCTCGGGACCGGATACCAGTCCGGAGCCGACATGGTCAAAGGTGAGGACGGCCTTGGCACCCTCGAAGCGCGCGTGCGTGAGGGGTGGGGCCGACCGCGACCAGATCCCTTTCGCCATACGCAAGCTTCCGAGCCTGCAGGGCCAGTCGTTCTCCGACGGGCTGCTTCTTCTTGGGGTGGATGTCCTTCTCCTCACCAACGTCGGTGATCACCACCATCCCCACGTTCTTGAGCCGCTGCGTGGCAATCTCCTGCGCCTCGCGGAGCTCCGCGTACTCCAGCTTGTCGGACCCACTTCCTTGAAACGGAGCAAGCTGAACCAACAAGAATGGAAAGTCTTTGATACCCCACTGTGCTCGCCAGGCGTCGATCATCGCGGGAAACAACTCACGGTACTGCATCGCGCGCGATGCATTCGACTCGCCCTGATACCACAGCGCACCCTTGATCGGGAAGCGGGTGAGCGGGGCGATCATCGCATTGTAGAGCTCGCTGTAGCGCCAGCGATTCGGGCGGCCGGGGACACTGGTGCCATCCCGCTTGGCCTTGTCGGACGCCTCCTGCCAGCTCTTGAGCCGTTCCTCGTAGCCTGGCGTGGCGGCGGCATAGTTGTCGATGATCGACTGGAGTGACGCGCTGCTGCGCAGCCGTGGCTCCGGTGTCCAGGCCTCGGCGGGCGTGCCACCCCAATCCGCGGAGATCAGGCCGACGGGAATCCCCAGTTTGGCGTTGAGCGCTCGCCCGAAGAAGTAGCCCACCGCCGAAAACCCCGCGGTCGTCTCGGGAGAGGCAGCGCCCCAGGGCTGCTGCACCTCGACGTCGTTCGTGGGCTCGTCGGACCTGCTGTTGCGCACCATGAAGAGTCGAATGTTCGGATTGGCCGACGTGGCGATCGCGTCGGCGGACTGGAAGGAATTCTTGAGGCTCCATTCCATGTTGCTCTGCCCCGACAACAGCCAGACCTCACCCACGAGGATGTCCGAGAACTCAATCCGGTTCTTCCCGGCGATCACCAGGCGGAATGGGCCCCCGGCGGTCGTGACCGGCTTGAGCGTCACCTCCCACGCGCCCCGTGTGGCGGTCACGGTGCGCTTCTGACCAAGAAACTCGACCGTCACCGTCTCGCCGTCCTCGGCCCAACCCCAAAATCGCAACGGCGCATTGCGCTGGAGCACCATCCCGTCGGCAATGATCGCGGGAAGCCGCACATCCGCCGAGGCGGTGCTCGGGAGGAGCAGGGCGACTGACAGCAGGAGGAGACGTTTCATGAGGGCTGGCTCCGCGGTGTGAGGGTGCGTGCCAGCGCTGAAGGCGCACGGGGCAGGCGACCGCGAAGCGAAAGCTACCACCGGCATCCGCGTGCGCCAGCCGCCACCCACCCCCTCGGGACGAGACCCACCGACCCGGCGGCGGGGCTCGTCGCTGTCTACCGTTCGTGCGGCCGTCAGGCAATCATTGCTTCGCGGCAGCAGGTCGCGTGGCATGCCGGCACGCTGGTCATTCCCGGGACACCCAGGAAGGAGGAATTGCCCGCCTCATGCCGATTCCATCCGTCACACCCGCCGAGCCTGCCCTCGACCGTGCGCTGGGTCGTCGTGACCTCTCTGCCTTCGCCGTCAACCGAGTCATCGGGGCGGGCATCTTCGGGATTCCGGCCGTTCTCTACGCGGGGGTCGGACCATACAGCGTGGCCGCCATGGTGTGTGCAGCCCTGGCGGTCTCTCTGATCACCCTCTGCTTTGCCGAGGTCGGCAGCCGATTCAGCGACACGGGCGGCCCGTACCTGTACGCCTATCGTGCCTTCGGGCCGGTCGTCGGCTTCGAAGTGGGATGGCTCATGTGGGTCACCCAACTCGGCGGCTTCGCCGCGGTGACCAATCTGATGGTGAACTACGCCGGGTGGTTCGTGCCCGGCATCACCACGGGCGTGTGGCGTGCCGCGGTCATCCTCGCGGTCGTCGTCGTGCTGGCGATGGTCAATGTGCTGGGGATTCGACGCGCCGCCCTCGTGAACACCGCGCTCACGATCGGCAAGCTCGCTCCGCTCGCGCTCTTCATCGTGGTCGGCAGTTTCTACCTCGACGTCGATCTCTTCCGCGCCACCGGATCGATGGCGGCTGGCGGCGGTGGTACGGCCCCCGGGATGGCCGCGATGGCCAGCACGGTGTTCCTCGCCATCTACGCCTTCAGCGGCTTCGAGACTCTGGGGGTACCTGCGGGCGAAGTACGCGACCCGGTGAGGACCATTCCATTCGCCCTCCTGGCAGGCCTGGCGGTGGTCGCCACGGTGTACGTGGGGGTCCAGGTAGTGGCGGTGGGGACGTTACCCGACCTGGGGACCTCCGCACGACCGCTCGCCGATGCGGCAGCACGGCTGTTCGGACCCGTCGGGGCTGCCGTCATGGTCGTCGGCGCGCTGGTCTCGACGCTCGGCGTGGCCCACGCCATCATCCTCGCCGCGGGTCGGATGCCCTTTGCGATGGCCGAGCGAGGGCAGCTGTGGCCTGCCATCGCCGCCGTGCATCCGAAGTACCAGACACCATTCCTCGGCATCCTCGTGTCGGCCGGCGGCATGCTCCTGTTCACGCTGATGACGACCTTCACATCGGCACTGACCATCACCGTCGGCCTGCGCGTCATCATCTACCTGGTCACCTGTGCGGCGCTCCCCGTCCTGCGGCGATCCGACGATTCGGCCGCGACGGTGTTCCGCGTTCCGGCAGGCAGAGGGGTATCCGCCCTGTGTGTGGGCATGTGCGCCGTGCTCCTCCTGGCACGACCGATCGG
Above is a genomic segment from Gemmatimonadota bacterium containing:
- a CDS encoding sialate O-acetylesterase, which produces MKRLLLLSVALLLPSTASADVRLPAIIADGMVLQRNAPLRFWGWAEDGETVTVEFLGQKRTVTATRGAWEVTLKPVTTAGGPFRLVIAGKNRIEFSDILVGEVWLLSGQSNMEWSLKNSFQSADAIATSANPNIRLFMVRNSRSDEPTNDVEVQQPWGAASPETTAGFSAVGYFFGRALNAKLGIPVGLISADWGGTPAEAWTPEPRLRSSASLQSIIDNYAAATPGYEERLKSWQEASDKAKRDGTSVPGRPNRWRYSELYNAMIAPLTRFPIKGALWYQGESNASRAMQYRELFPAMIDAWRAQWGIKDFPFLLVQLAPFQGSGSDKLEYAELREAQEIATQRLKNVGMVVITDVGEEKDIHPKKKQPVGERLALQARKLAYGERDLVAVGPTPHARALRGCQGRPHL
- a CDS encoding APC family permease: MPIPSVTPAEPALDRALGRRDLSAFAVNRVIGAGIFGIPAVLYAGVGPYSVAAMVCAALAVSLITLCFAEVGSRFSDTGGPYLYAYRAFGPVVGFEVGWLMWVTQLGGFAAVTNLMVNYAGWFVPGITTGVWRAAVILAVVVVLAMVNVLGIRRAALVNTALTIGKLAPLALFIVVGSFYLDVDLFRATGSMAAGGGGTAPGMAAMASTVFLAIYAFSGFETLGVPAGEVRDPVRTIPFALLAGLAVVATVYVGVQVVAVGTLPDLGTSARPLADAAARLFGPVGAAVMVVGALVSTLGVAHAIILAAGRMPFAMAERGQLWPAIAAVHPKYQTPFLGILVSAGGMLLFTLMTTFTSALTITVGLRVIIYLVTCAALPVLRRSDDSAATVFRVPAGRGVSALCVGMCAVLLLARPIGEMIQFLVVLAIGLLLWWGSTRLEPRPPA